In Oryza sativa Japonica Group chromosome 1, ASM3414082v1, the genomic stretch TTTTCCACCTCATAATATATTCATCTATGAAAATAGGAAATCATAAATATATGGTTGTATTCGGTTTAGACTCTTAATTATAGTTTTTTCATGATTGAAtcatttcaaaatttgaaattaataaaTGTAGAGTTGTACTCGTTCTGAAGTCTCAGTTATTTTAGACAAAAGGCAGTCACCTGCCCAGTTTTTCATTGCAAGCATAAGAGTTCGTACAAAGCAAAATAAAAGGAAAGTAAAAACAAGTTGCTGGGGTTTCCAGCTTTCAGGATCAGTACAGAGAGCCTTCCAAGACTTCACAGCAGAAGTGCCTAATTTTGAAATATAAGGACTATGCTGCTGGCACAGCAGAACAAGCCAGAGAGGGAAAAATCAAGATTCAGCGTTTGGAGAGCTGCCAAGCCCTCCTGTCTCGCTAATGCTGGCAAGCAGAGATCCCCTTAATGTATCCAGGTCTCCCCTCAGTTTCGCAGGTGCTAAGCGCCTCCACTGTATTAAGAAGGAGACAACTTTGTGAGGCAGGTTAATCACATCAGCTAGCAGCTTATTATTAAACACCCAATCATTTCTAGCAATCCATATGGCCTAGAAGTAGGCATCAAAAATTGTGAGCCAAACAGAGTTCTTCCCACTCTTCTTTTGCATAATCTCTAGGAGATCAGCTCTACACACATGCACTTTGTCCCAATTAAAAGCATCTCTCAGGCAACACCACATAAACTGTGCAGGGGCACACATGAACAGCAAGTGGTCAATCTCTTCTTCTCTACCACACAATTTGCAGTTagcaacccccccccccccccctactTCATTTTCTTTAGTTGAGCAGCTGTTTGGGTCCTTCCTTTCAAAGCTAACCAAAAGAAGATTTTTATTTTCAGAGGGATTGAAGCCTTCCAAATATCCTGTGGGATCTAGTATCTTTGACACCTCCGAAGATCATCTCCCTATACAGAGTTTTGGTAGTAAATTCTCCTGTTTTTGTCAATTTCCATATCATTGTGTCTTTGTTAGAAGTTAGCTGTATGTCTCTTAGTTTCTCATGCAAATCATTCCACTCCCCTACTTCTCTGTTTCCAATTGTTCTTCTTATACCAATCTCCCATTCCCCCCAGTGTTCATTTGTTTCACAGTACTGTTAGGGTTATAACAAATACTAAACAACATGGGATACTGGGTTTTTAAAGGAATTTCACCTAACCACACATCACTCTAGAATCTAATTGACTTCCCATTTCCCAGCTTATAACAACTACCAAGGAACATCCATTTCTTCACTTCATGCAAACCCTTCCAAAATTGTGAACCCCCCCTCAGCAGAAGATTGAAAGAAACCTCCCCCATTTCTCATATACTTCATCCTCAACATCCTATAACAGGGGTCATTAGCTCCTGATTCCAGCTTAAAAATACACTTACAAAGCAGAGCCCTATTCATTATCTTTGTGTTAATGAAACCAAGTCCTCCAAATTCCTTAGGTCTGCTTAGAGCTTCCCATTTCAACATGTGGTATTTCCTCTTCTTTTCCAGGCCCTCCCAAAAGAACCTGGCTCTGAAGTCTCAGTTATAGTTTTGAATGATCTAATAAtattctgaaattctgaatcaaTCAAAAGAAAGTTATACTTGACCTGTAGTTTcaattacaatttttttatgattggtTTAATTCTTCTAAAATTTGTATTAATAAAAGACCAAATCATACTCAGTTCTTTATTTAATAAATCCAAATTTAAGAATTAACAAATCATAATAGTTAATTAATGAATATTAGGTCTTGGTTGGCCTACAACCTCAATAAGTTTTTTCCCTATATTTTAATGATtctaaattaataaatattgAGTTGTCCTTAGTGTGAAACttcaattataatataattgtaATTTAATAATTTGGAAATCTAAATTAGTAAATTCCAAGAAGATATTGATTGTTTAAAATATGTAGTGCCTGGGAATGTACAAATTAATGGCTTGCAAACATAATTAAAAGCATATTCCTAGAATTCCTTTAATTTATTCAATAACTAAAATACCCAATGGATGGTCCATCTATAGCAATTAATATTCTTAATTCATGTGAAGAATTAAAGAAATTAGCTGATCGATTGATCGAACTATTGGTAACCGCTATTGTCAGTACGACAAAAAGATGATAATGGCAAGCTAGGGCAAGGCGAGATTAGGGGAGCGAAATTTGAACGCCTACGTGGGAGAAAATATCTCATAATTGAGAGTGATCGGAAGCGGATTGGCTTAAAGTAAATGTTGATGGCTCTTATTGCGCATTCTCTGTTGAGGCGGACATTGCCATTGCCATGAGAGACTCAGCATGGCAAGTTCTTATATCTTCTTCGTGAGTAATCTGGGATGGTGTGGCAGGAGAGAAAGTTGAAGCTATGGCATGCCGAGAAAGGCTAGCTCTCGCCGCAGAGTGGGTTCGCAAACCCATTACCTTGAGTCATATTGTGTGGCAATGACATGTTTCCTTACATCAAATATAGTTGATTGGTCATCAATGAAGCCAAACGTATAATATAATGTGGTTGTTTCCGAAGGTGAAGGTTAGgcatatatatattagaagAGAGTGTAAAAGCATAGCGCATGAGTTAGCACAGTTTGCCATGGATTAAGCATAGTGCACGATGTTCCCTACTTATATCCATTTTTATATAATGGAAGTTTTATTGAATTCAGTACATTACATTGAGGTGATAAAgttgtcttaaaaaatacttatatccATGATCTTATAATCCTCAAGgatgattaattaatataacacccttttttcttgtaaaaaaaagtaatgcaTGAGATCCTACTACAGAGTAGAGACATGTAAACAATCAGGAAAAAGTAGGGGACTGAAAACAGACCTCCCACACACACACGAAAGAGTACACGAGGGATGTGACTGCTGGCTCACATCCAGTCATTGGCTTAGCTAGCTGCCAAATGGGCCCCAACAACGTACACACaaccctctcccctctccctagCTCATGCGCTCCAACCTTGCACCACAACCACACTGCATGCGCTCCGTCCAGCCGCAGCTAACAAACTGATGAGCCGTGTAGCAATCAGCAACTGGCAAACGGGCCCCACGCAGCCACGCCTCCTATATCCACGCTGCCCAGCGGCGCCCACCTCGATTCCCCCTTCTCCTCCACACCACCGCGCCTCACTAGCCTCGTGCCCTCGTAGCTGCCCTCGCGCGCCACCACCATGCCGTCCGCCATGAACATGatcaccgccgccttccgccgatACCTCGGCTGCTTCTCCGCCGGATcaacccaccgccgccgccgcggcgccgctgaACCCGTCCTCGCCGGCTCACTTAcacttcccgccgccgccggcggtgacaACGCGGCCAGGCGCCTTGATGTCGTCGTCCCCGCCCCCAGCCGCCCTGATGGTGTCACTGTGAGCGGCGAAGATTTCATCGGTAGCCTTCCTGGCCATGTCCGCTCCGCCATCGTGTCGCGCCTCCCGGTCGCGGACGCCGCCGCTCGCACCGGCGTGCTGTCGTCGTCGCAGTGGAACGGGCTCTGGTCGTCGACGCCGCTCGTGTTCCAGGACTCCGACCTCATCCTCGCCGCGAACTTCACCAGCGTGgcccccgtcgccgccaccgtgtCCCGCGTCATCGAGAACCACCCGGGCCCCTTCCACACCGTCACCCTGACCAGCTACTTCCCGGAGTCCGAGCGGGACACCTTCGCCGGCTGgatccgcgccgtcgccgccaaggGCGTCCGCGACCTCACCCTGCACAACATCCCCTGGTCGGGCCTCCACGTGCTCCCCGCCGACCTCCTCCAGTGCTGCGCCGCCCTGGAGCGCCTCCGCGTCTGCGTCTGGCGGTTCCCGGCCACGGCCGGCGTCCTccaccccggcggcggcgacggcgacggcgccgcgccgccgtcgttcccgCGCCTGAGGGAGCTCGTCCTCAACAGGAGCGCCATCGAGGAGGCCGACCTGGAGAACGTGGTGGCGTGCAGCCCGGCGCTGCGGACGCTGGTGCTCGCCTTCAGCCGTGGCGCGCCGGGGCGCGTCCGCCTCGCCAGCGGCAGCCTCCGGTGCGTCGTGCTGTGCCAGTCGCTGGTGgacgagctcgccgtcgtcgccgcgccgctgctggAGCGGATCGTGCTGCGGTGGTGCGCGTCGGGCACCCACCACGGTCACCTCATGAGGATCAGGATCAGCCGGGCCTCGTCGATCAAGGCGATTGGTTACCTCAAACCAACCTGTCATGGCCTGCATATTGATGCCACTGTTATAAAGGTAATCTAGCTAGCTACTTCCATTTATTGATTATTAGTtatattttgagtttttatctgTACAGATTTGTGGATTAGTATACTTGGGGGCTTTTTAGATGGAGTGTTTGTACTTCTGAGGCACTATAGGAGTAGCAAAGTTCACATTATTTTTTGAAACGAGTAGCATCAAAGATAGTCATGTTTCATATTGATAAAGCATGGACAAAATTTGCATTAATTTGTATCGGAACCTCAATAGAGCATGGTTGTACCTAGCCTGTCAGATAATTTTGGGGGAAACTTTTTCCCCATTTTAAGTGATAACTTCATATTCTCTCATACTACCTAATAGATAATTGCATCAGAAACATAAGATACTAGTCGATCAGGAATGAGAAGCAATAGGAAGTTGTTGCTTTGTTGgttatatttatttaaattttcacCAAAATTTCTTTGTTGCATTCAAAATTATATTACAGAGGGGATTCCAAATTAACATATGTCAttgccttgttttttttttttctctttgctcTCTCCGATGTTTACATCTATTTACTGTAGCCTGGGATAACGGCTAGCCCCGATGAAGTGGCTGTTCCAAGCGTCAA encodes the following:
- the LOC4325957 gene encoding uncharacterized protein — encoded protein: MPSAMNMITAAFRRYLGCFSAGSTHRRRRGAAEPVLAGSLTLPAAAGGDNAARRLDVVVPAPSRPDGVTVSGEDFIGSLPGHVRSAIVSRLPVADAAARTGVLSSSQWNGLWSSTPLVFQDSDLILAANFTSVAPVAATVSRVIENHPGPFHTVTLTSYFPESERDTFAGWIRAVAAKGVRDLTLHNIPWSGLHVLPADLLQCCAALERLRVCVWRFPATAGVLHPGGGDGDGAAPPSFPRLRELVLNRSAIEEADLENVVACSPALRTLVLAFSRGAPGRVRLASGSLRCVVLCQSLVDELAVVAAPLLERIVLRWCASGTHHGHLMRIRISRASSIKAIGYLKPTCHGLHIDATVIKPGITASPDEVAVPSVKILGLQVRFGVAAEATMVSCMLRCFPNVETLHIMPIEDPQSTQLDDFEFWEEINSVECVRSSIKKVVFHGFSWKNSEIAFINSIAEGGLVLEKICIFQSRHGAAPDDDELNAKLSMVASLNIGLGRTEIIFSGEDPTWCYRAAADLSRADPFDCCR